GATTCACGTCGGACCATTGAAGTCCGAAGAGTTCCCCGAGCCGCATGCCGGTGGTAACACCCAGGACAAAAATAGCCTCATACCGATCCCCTTGGGCCGCGGTAAGCAACGTCTTCACTTGTTCCACCGTGTATGGACTGATCGACTTCTTCTCAACCTTCGGACGGTCGACGTCAGAGCACGTATTGAATGGGATCAGTCGCCATTTAACGGCCTGTCGAAGTGCGCGATGAAGGACGGCATGCGTTAGGCGAATGGTGTCCGGACTTTTCCCAGCTTGCTCCAGAGTCGAATAGAGTCCGTGGATATTGAGCCCGGTGAGACGTGCCAATTGCAGCCCTCCGAGGTAGGGTTTGATGTGCAGGTTCACGGCTCGCTCGTAGTTATCAAATGTCGTCATCCTCACTCGCGGTTTGGCGCCATCCTTCAGCCACCGATCGAGATACTCTCCGACCTTGATCCGCTGCGGCTCGATATCCGACAAGTGTGTGATCTCGCGTGACAACTTGCCGAGCTTCTCTTGAACCTTTTGCTTCGTATCGCCAAACAGTGTTCGCCGTTTACGTTTGCCGTCGTTGTTGTAGCCCACGCTGATCGTAGCACACCAAGTCCCGTCGGCCCGCTGATAGATCGATCCCTCACCACGTCCACGGCGTTTTCGCGACATCTACTTTTTCTCCTTGAATTCCTGTAACCAGTTTTCAACGGTTGATAGTTGGGATCCCACACGCTTGGCAATCTGCTTGGCGGTCAAACCCTGCTCCGCAAATTTCACGCATTGATCTCGGCGGAGACGGTGCGCTTTCTGCTTGCAGGCAGAGCTACAGAGAGTGCGTGTGGTGCGAGCAACCTGGGGCGACACTTCGAATGACTTGCCGCAAACCTCGCAGGAGCGGTATTTCTTGTTTTCCAGGACCGCCAGCGCGAACTGCAGCCAGATTGCATCGCGAAGTGACTTGGGAACGATTGCCAGCTTCCGTCGGTATCTGCTTTCATGAGGAAAGAGAAGAATTCCAGACGTGTTAGCCGTTAGATCGCTCAGTACATCAGTTAGCGCGTGTTCTGCCGCGGCGGCGAGTGTGAGTTTTGCACTCGCCTCTTGCGTAAAGGTTCTTACACGGGCCAATGCTTTTCCGTCTTCGTC
Above is a window of Anatilimnocola aggregata DNA encoding:
- a CDS encoding site-specific integrase yields the protein MSRKRRGRGEGSIYQRADGTWCATISVGYNNDGKRKRRTLFGDTKQKVQEKLGKLSREITHLSDIEPQRIKVGEYLDRWLKDGAKPRVRMTTFDNYERAVNLHIKPYLGGLQLARLTGLNIHGLYSTLEQAGKSPDTIRLTHAVLHRALRQAVKWRLIPFNTCSDVDRPKVEKKSISPYTVEQVKTLLTAAQGDRYEAIFVLGVTTGMRLGELFGLQWSDVNLAGQAIMVQHALVELRGRLTLTEPKTARGRRRIELPRMAIDALVQHQARMLEEGFAGGGYVFCNYHGGPLRRSHFHFRHFKPLLVRANLPEIRFHDLRHTSATLLLSQGVHPKVVQERLGHSQISVTMDTYSHVLPSLQLEAAGKFDQMLDSEETA